In Pseudonocardia sp. DSM 110487, the sequence GCATCCGGAACACGGTGAGGCCCGCCCCCACCGCCAGGTAGCAGACGGCGCGCAGGGTGCTCGACAGCAGCCCGTCGGTGGGCATCGGGTCGCGAAGTACGTCGGCGCTCGCGGTCCAGCCGGTGGTGAGCAGGTAGGGCTGCAGCCACTCCAGCGCGGGAATGGCGGACAGCACCCCGAACACGATCAACCCGCCGAGTACCGAGGCGATCACCACCGACGGGTGCTCGGTGAGCGCCGAGACGGCGAGTGCCACCGCGCCGACCGCGGCCAGCTGGCCGATCGTCCAGGCCACGACCAGCGCGATCCGCCCGAGCGCGTCGCTCAGACCGAGGGTGGTGCCCGAGAGCGTGACGAGCTGGCCCTCGGGGCGGCCAACGACCACCATCCCCGCGACGACGCCCACCACCGCGAGCGCCAGCACGGCGAGGGTCGCGACCACGAGCACGCCGAACGCCTTCATGCCCACCAGCCGCAGCCGCCCGACCGGTGCGAGCAGGAGCCCGCGCAGGGTGCCCTGCGCGGCCTCGCCCGCGATCGCGTCCGCCGCCACCATCGCGACGGCCAGCGGCAGCAGCAGCGCGAGGGACACCGTGATCGCGACGACCGGCAGCATCAGCCCGTTGCCCGTGACGGCGCCGATCAGGCCTTGACCGGTGCCGTCGGCCACCGCCACCCCGATCGAGATCAGCACGGGGACGAGTGCGAACACGCCGAGCATCACGAGCGTCCTGGGGCGGCGCAGCACCCAGCCCACCTCCGCGCCGAGCAGCCGGCCCACCGAGACGCCGCGCGGCGTGTCGACGCTCGGGAGCGTGGCGGTGGCCGTCACGGGGACTCCTCGCCGGCGCTCGTCGGCGCCATGCCGGGCCGTGCTGTGCTCAATGGCGACCTCGCGGGCTCGGTCATGACGGCTCCTCGGTGAGTCGGGCGAAGAGCTCTTCCAGGTTGGTGCGGCTGCGGCGGGCCTCGTGCACGGCGACGCCCGCGCGCACGAGCAGCGCGATCAG encodes:
- a CDS encoding ABC transporter permease subunit, with the protein product MTATATLPSVDTPRGVSVGRLLGAEVGWVLRRPRTLVMLGVFALVPVLISIGVAVADGTGQGLIGAVTGNGLMLPVVAITVSLALLLPLAVAMVAADAIAGEAAQGTLRGLLLAPVGRLRLVGMKAFGVLVVATLAVLALAVVGVVAGMVVVGRPEGQLVTLSGTTLGLSDALGRIALVVAWTIGQLAAVGAVALAVSALTEHPSVVIASVLGGLIVFGVLSAIPALEWLQPYLLTTGWTASADVLRDPMPTDGLLSSTLRAVCYLAVGAGLTVFRMLRRDA